Below is a genomic region from Salmo salar chromosome ssa11, Ssal_v3.1, whole genome shotgun sequence.
gtagtgacacctctagtactgcaatgcagtgccttagaccgctgcgccactcgggaggccctagaAGATGGTATATTTAATGACAAGTTGGACCAATACAGGCTCTCATAGAAAAGCACCCTGCTTTGTGTCAGTCTCAAAGTACTACAGTACTAGGTTAGAAACATCTGCAGataccgcaaggctctccagggggtggtgcagtctgcacaacgcatcaccgggggcaccctacctgccctccaggacacctacagcacccaaggccaaaaagatctcaaggacaaccacccgagccactgcctgttcaccatgctaccatccagaaggcgaggtcagtacaggtgcatcaaagctgtgaccgagagactgaaaaacagcttctatctcaaggccatcagactgttaacagcCATCACAAGCACAGAGAGACTGCTgcctacatagacttgaaatcattggccactttaataaatgattcactagtcacttcaataatgccactttaataatgtttacatatgttgcattactcatctcatatgtatatactttatTTCATACCATCTTGCCTAAgctgctctgtcattgctcacccatatatttatattcttattccattacttagatttgtgtgtattagatagttgttgtggaattgttagattacatgttagatattgctgcattgtcggaactagaagcacaagcattttgctacactcgcaataacatctgctaaccatgtgtatgtgatcaataaagtttgatttgagattctttaaattcTGCATAATAAATAGCTCCTGTTTCAGATTATTAGCACCTGTGACTACCCTGTGTGTGAAATCAATCCCTGCTCACTATGTTTAACTTGAACAAAAACCAACTGCCCTACATTCAATAAACCTCCATATGTTGGCTTCCCTCCAATACTTTGGAACTGATCATTGTCCATCTACTAAAGTACATCAGAAGAACAATAACCATCCCACAACACCTCCCACCATACAGTACACATCAGCACTGCCTGGTTCGAGGTGGCCTATCACAGTTCAACAACTCCCACGTCATTCATAGAGCACACGAATGGGAGGGACTAGCAGCCAATCAGAGAGGACCTAAAAGGTGCTGCTAAAGCCTAGTTGAGTAGCCTACATTAGATCAGAACTGTTTGCTTACAGCTTATTGGTGAGGAATTTTCAGCACTGCCTTGTTAAAATGTAGGACAGGCCTATCCTAAGACATGTTTCATGGCACAGCAATTTAAGAGGTGAAATTTCCAGATTACGCTATTTTACAGCAATGCTAAAATGTCAATGGTGTGAACAAAATATTTGGTATCAGCTGGCGATTATTCAAAACAGTGTTCAATAAAGTAGCAGGCCTATGTTACACCTTTACTTAATGTCTGTCCTGGGAGTATGTAAACTGGGCAAACAGAAAAGTTCACATGGATAGTGGTAGGCTATAGAATGAGAGGAAATAGCCCAGGTCTTGAAATATTGTGACTTCCTATCCACTGAAATACAGCACGATAGGGTTGTATTCATTTGACTCCCAGTCCAATCTTCAACCTGGGTAACAGCTCTGTAACCGGAACTATGGCCCTTGACACGGTCCCCTTATAGATCAGAATTCCAAGGGGATTGCAATTTCATCCACAGGGCAAAAAGCTAGACTTACCAAAGGGGCATACAAGATTTTGTTAACTTTTTCTGCCTCTGTCTTGTACATTACACAACACTCTTGTGTTCTTACACACACTTCATTATAAGAGTTGAGTGTGGTTTCTCTGTGGGGGAGTGAATTTGCACAGGTCTTTGCATAGGCAGTTAACTATAGTGCGTTACTGTGTGGCTAGCTGAGAATTGTAACTCCACCAAAACTCATCGCCACAACTCCATTGAGAATGAGATGTGAAGTAGTACAGTAACGGAcggtaacgttagcttgctacaTATCGTGGAGTTGAGAATTCTAAGCGACTGTGTGGCCAGAGTTGCATCATTAACTAGTTAACCGGGAATTATGAATTTGAATCATTGCTTCCAAGTTCACTGGCTAGGTAACTTGCATGTGAGCTACCTAAATACAAATAGCTTGGGAAAGCACTATAATATGTGCAGTTGTATTCTGCTGCAGTAATTAGCTACATCATGCTACCTAACGCGTTTGATAGTTGGCAAGCTATGTCTACCTAACGTTATCTAGCAAATAATGCGTGTAACTAGCTAATTGCGCAagtaatattagctagctagatagataTAAATGAATAACTCACTCAGGCAgctgtggctacctagctagAAGCCGCTGTTCCTCTGAATCGGTCTGAAAAGTTAGCAACCTAGCTAGCAagccattagctagctaacaactaaCTTTAGCCTGTGAAACAACGAAGTTAGCTACCTGGTCCGCCACATCTTCGGCTCGACTCATAAGCTCCTCCTGCCCCATGTCTAAAGAAACTGAGGCTTAGTGCTATAAGTCAAGAAACTATTAATTAGCTAATACAGAAGTCTTCTGCCTCCGATATTTACTTCAGCAAGTCTTGCCGGTCTCAATGAAGAGAAGGCCGCCTCTGCCCCACAATGCTTCACGTTGCTACGATGGCCCCCGTAGTTGCGCTATCGACTGCTGTGTGCCACGTACACTAATCCAGTGGTTCGTCGTTATGCCATGTTTGCGTCATGTAAACACAAGGCACAATTAGCTGAGACCATTCCTAATTGACATTAGACAAGATGGCCTACTGTAGTGTATCATGCAGCATCTTCAATGTGACTCAATACTGGCATGTTACAGACTGATTAATTTTTTTTTCATACTCTATGAGGATAAGATCACATTTTACTATTCTATAGTTAGCTACTAAATATGGACTATTTTGAATATTGGGGTACTTTTATTATACTGTTTAATGCAATTTCTGGAGAAGAGTGAGGTAGTAAGTGGACAGAAAAATAATGCATGATATCTTAAATCCCATATTGAAAATGAACATACCAAACAGGCAGTCAATGCAGTAGAGACAGACACTACACTACCTTTGTTCAACAGTTGCAAAATTTCTTGATTAAGTAAACACTATCAAAGTTCATTGAACTGTTCAtgactcccgagtggcacagcggtttaaggcactgcatctcagtgcaagaggcgtcactgcagtccctggtttgaatccaggctgcatcacatctggtttagattgggagtcccatagggcggcgcagaaTTGGCCCAGTGTaatccagggtaggccgtcattgtaaataagtatttgttcttaactgacttgcctggttaaataaagtccaaTAAGACTACAGAGAATATTTGCATATCTACAAGTGAATAATTTAGTGGTCTCAACCCATTTAGTACAGGTAAAAGTAAATACTTCTCACACTTTTTACACCTGCAACAAGTAGCCATTAAGACGGTTCCTGTTTGTACACCATTCCAGTCGAGCTAGGACCTGAAACTGAGCTGACCCCATAGGTGTGACTGACCACAAATGGAAGGTCAGCCACAGTGGCTTTCAGAGAGTCTGTGTAGTTGGTCTTGGCCATCCAGATCAATCTTCGGATGGCTACAGAAGAAGCCATGACCCTTCCAGACAGTTCAGCCTAGGTGGGAGGACAGCTAAAGTGTGAACTGGCCAATGATCTTCAGCTCATTGAGGATCGCCACAAAACTCTGTGCTGAACGATCCTCAGTGATCTCcagcagcagcctcctctggtagtCGGATAGGTAGCGCGGGTAGTTGGCTGTCTTGGCAAGCGTGCTAGCAGTTTGGTACATCTTCTCTACTAGAGTCTCAGTGAAACGCAATCGCTCAGCCGGGACCGGCGCCTCCTTGTTCTCCGTGGGCCTCATCGTCTGGAAGATGGCCGACATAAAGCAGTTGACCTGAGGCATCTGGTTGTAGGCTGGAGACTGGGAGTCGTGAAGCCTGTACATCTTGGAGAACAGCTCCCTGTACGGCTTCAAGCTGGCAGGGTTTGGCCAAGAGCTCTGGACCAGGTCCTCAAactcagtccctacacccaaagaagggcactgcgttcatccacctctggcctgctcgcctccctacctctgcggaagcacagttcccgctcagcccagtcaaaactgttcgctgctctggcaccccaatggtggaacaagctccctcacgacgccaggacagcggagtcaatcaccaccttccggagacacctgaaaccccacctctttaaggaatacctgggataggattaagtaatccttctaacccccccaaaaaaaaagatatagatgtactattgtaaagtggttgttccactggatatcataaggtgaatgcaccaatttgtaagtcgctctggataagagcgtctgctaaatgacgtaaatgtagaaTGTAGGGTCTGGGGGGCTGGAGCTGGTTGGTGAAGTCTATGCCAAGATACTTGGAGGCTCGTGCTATGAGGCTCTGAAGCTCCTTAGCTGCCAGTAAGTCCTGTTTGGAGATAGGACCATCAGTTGATGGAGGCATCCTCCCCTTCCACACCACAGAGGTCTCAAGGCAGATGCAGGAAGAGGagccctcctccatctcttcacaATGGTATGGGAGATAAGTCTCTCTGCTCGCTTTCCTGAGACAAGGTGGATGCCTGAGGGATGGAGGCATGAAGATATGTAGTTTGGGCTGAAGTGGGGAATGACACAACAGCTTCTGCACCTTTCCTCTCCAGAGCCTCAATGCACTTCTCCAGTATTTCCCACTGTAGCTGGGTGGCCTGTTGCTGGGCCTCTAGTCTCTGTTGAACCATCTCCACCAGCTCCCTGTGTCTCCTCTCTGATCGGACAGCCTGCCGCGACTCTCTCTGAGACCTCCTCCACTATCCCGAGGGGCAGAAGTCAGTAGGAGGAAGACAAGGAGGATGGAGAGCGTCTCCGCCGGAGGCTACCGCGGCTCCGTTTGGAGTGCTTGGTGCAGCGCGAGCGGCATTTTGAGAAATGGTGTCGTTTGCCGAACCCTGGAAGTCAGCATGTGGGAACCTGACCAGCCAGGCAAGCTACCTAGAAGGTAAACAAACATGCATTGAAAACGTAGCTATGCATATTGGAGACCATATATGGAAGGAAAATGCACGCACTCCTACCCCAATCGAATCTGATAAGGTTTGCTTTGTTGTTTATTCGAAATTATGATCTGCATAGATACAGGAAATGTGTAGATATGTCCTGCAGAGTTGCTCCTACTCGTACTCTGTGGGACAGAAGCTGAAGAGCAAAGATCTTGTAGTAACAACCAGATCCCACGATTGCAAGGTCTCCTGTAGAATTAGTCAAAACACTAGAATGCACATGAACCTGATGGTACAAAGATCAGCcatttggtcagggagttggtcaacttgccagtgctgtgataaacATAGTGTAAAATAATGCATTTGAATGTatctgcactgtatgtttgttagcaAGCCAGACAGTTTTGGAGGAATTATTCCATACATTAAAATGAACTGCCAATATTCTatgcagtcaatccacagcccTGAATTTGTCCGAAATAAACTAATTTCAGTTTAaaaactgttattattattattgacaaaTTCAGGGGTGTACTCATTCAACTGATTCTGTTGTGCAACTGAATgctttgcaactgtttggacgaATGATTACAGCCCTGATTGATTGAGGAGAACGCATAGAGGGGGCTGTCATAAAtcctcaaagttccagaatggttttaaaatagcagccatattggtcagggagaTATCCAAACCAGtttaattggaatgaatggcagtagaggccTAATCAACATTTGAGTGTAGGTAGGAGGAAGGACATTTTGGGTGGCGAAAAGTACTGACATTTCTTCATCAGTTTTTGGAACCGCTTGCCATTGACATTCCGTAATAGGTGTGTTCAGCCTCCTTGTATTTGGGTGTACCATGGCATCAGTCCAGAGACAgatttgcaactgtttggacttTCTATTAGACAAAATTCAGGTAATGCCCTCCCTGTTTTGTTGTTTGCTTAGattttgcaacagaatcagcAGAATGAATTGACCCCTGTTAAGTCCCTCACCGTTTCGTTTGCTtttgtttaagaaacattttgcaacagaatcggcggaatgaatacaacccagtctTTAAATACCTTAGCTGGCAGTTACTGTATCAAACTTTTCCATAATCTCTTCTATTGATACTGAATGAATACTCTAGTACGTTTGGGACATTTACATAATTGGAGCTATATGATGAAGATGAAATGCGGTAGTTGAGATTATAAACAGGACTACATTTACTTCTGGGCATTAGCAGAATCCATGTTATGACCGGAAAATGCTTGTGTGTGGAACATTACAGATGTAGTGTTGATCTGTCAACTCTTGCTCGAAATAGGACCTACAAATCGTTAAATTAGCTGTTAGAAGTAGCGTTTAACCATGTTTGCATCTACTTTTCAACACTCGACAGGATTCGACAAATTCAAAGTACGAATAGAGAAACATTTTATATTCacctttattttacattttttactttcacATTGGTCTTTAAACCTTTTCTTTTCAAGTTATGATTCTTGAATTTCTTCTGGAAACCACCAGACTGAACCTGTTGAGAATACAAAGAGAGCTGTGTTACTAATTTCAGTAATTCAAAAACCACATAGTCAGACCTGTTTGTGTGGAAGACCGCGCAACACTATTGGTGTAAAGACAGTGCTGTGAGAGTTAAGACGTCTGACCTTCTTGCGTTTCTGTGGCGCCTGTTTATCAACTTCCATCTCCTCATCGTCATCCGTTTTAAAGTCATCCTCTTTTTGCGCCTCCATACCCTCCTCAGTCTCTTTTTGCAGAGAAAATAAAGAGGCTGTAGGGAAAGAAAAAGCCAGACATCAGTTTTCACCTTCCAGAAAGGAAGGAAAttgatcaaataaataaaaatgtacttgAATTCACATATCAGGTTATTGCTCATCCACAGCggacactgtcaccactgactgTTTTACACATTAAATGACTGAGGTACTAACATGGGTACAGGTCACTCATGCTGTCCTCGGAGTCGCTGCCACCCTCGTCGCTGGAGTCAGGAGCCCACGCTCCATTCCCCCGCTGGGTATTCCCCCGATGGGTGTTGcgccccctctccccatctctatcTCTGGGCTTCTTCTGTCGGAGGCTGGCTGGAATGTACTCCACCCCCTGTTGTACACACCCTTCATCTAGGGGAGAGATTCGATCATTCATAAACTGTACTGACAACAATGAAAACAACCTTCTATGTGGTGTTTCGGGTAGTTCTATTCTACCTATCCAACAAAACTCAATGGAAACTCAAAAATGGAAAACCCTCCTAAACTTTGAGTGGAAAGGAAGCATCAACATTTGAGTGTAGGAAGGACATTTTGGGTGACGAAAAACTGACATTTCTTCTTTGCTTTTTGGAACCGCTTGCCATTGACGTGCCGTAAAACCTGGTGTGGCAGGCGATTGATATGTCTGAGTGTTAACTTGCAGAAGAGATGATTGCTGTAGGTCAGACATACAGAATTGGTCAGTAACAATTACAATAACAATAACTGGTtgagaggcagacaggcagctgATAATCACACAAGTCCTGTAACCAGGTACTGAAAGTCCTGTAACCAAGTACTGAAAGTATGACTCTTGGAGAATACTTACGGTTGCTTCGAGCTGGGCACAACATGAGGTTCATATTGACCATAGTTGAACTCTGCAGTAGAACTTAGTTTCTGATATTTCTTCCCTTTCGTGAAGTTCTGGAGCTCTGTGAGGTTGCAAGGACAATCATGTCCATTGAGTGTGCATTTAATCTGAAAAGGGGGGTAAAACAAAACACTGTCATTTTTTACGTCTTGTTGCTCACATCATTCGCAGATACAGCCAGCCATTTGACAGAGCAGAAGCTAGTTGCTGACAAGCTAGCTGCGCAGCCTATTGTCATATCTGTGCTATCATTAtgtgctaactaacgttagctgactAGTTTATACAGTATTTTGTAAAAATTCTTCTAGCTAACCTTTTTACCATCATCCGTACATTCAAGAAATGGGTGATTCAGAAGGAACGCTTTGATATCTGCAGGTAGATCCTCCATGGTCGAGTAATCAAGTGGCTTGCTAGATAAAGTTATTTTATTttagctcactagctactagCTGACTGTCCCTATCATGTATGCAGGGTCCGAGACACGTGTGTACGCCGGCGTATTTCTTCCACGTAAGATGCGTAGTACTTTGCCACCACCTATTGTTCATTACAGTAAGAAGCAGTCTGAGATAGGGCCTAGTACTcaagacaaaataaacaaaactgcCTGTAATGCATAAATATCAATAGAAATTGGACATTGAAATtcaccaaatgaaacactaaAAAACTTAACATTGACGTTGGAATGAATGATAGAGGGGATTTGCCAAATATAAATACTAATATAAATCACAAGATAGACATCACGAAACCGGCCACAAAACTGCCTGATGTGAATCTATCGATCCTGATATTGTGTTCCAGTCTAATACACATgcaaaattagattttttttatactCATCATTACAAGGACAGATATATTGTAGATCTAGATTTCTTGAAGTATTTGTAAAGCAATGTTTGGACATTGCGTCAAGGCATCATTTCCGGGAGCTTGTTTCGGTTTCCACTAATTACCACAACCACAAAGtaaaaattggctatatcgtaaaaataTATGAAAGtataaatgtgctttttggtcttaatttaaggttaggaatAAGGTTAACagggtggttaaggttaggtttaaaatcctttaaaaaaaaaagaatacataTAAATGGACGTGGTTTAGGACTTTACGGTTGTGGTAACTAGCGACGACTAATATTGTTATCAGTCAGCTGACAGTGCGTGACAGTTAGACCAAAGACACTAGCAGTTGCAGTTAAGCAAAATCCAATTTGTGCATTACGATTGTCATTTCGACTTTTTCAGCGTAATTTTCTGTTAGAACACCCTCTTATATGTCAAGTGCACTGGTGATGATCATAGTAATATAAGTCAACTAGCATCTGTTGTTAAGTTAGCTACTATCTATGCTatgcctagctagctaacgcatCCTTCCCTAATTCATTTTAGTGTAGTTAATTATACGTAAGCAACAATATGTCTGGACCAAATGGAGATCCTAACATCCCAAGTGACGATGGCATCATTGAGGATGAAGATGAATTCAACGAAGAAGGTAATACTGGTATGTTTCAGATGTCAATGTCATCATACACCATCTAGCGTCATCTCTTCACCTGTGACTAagggatactgtgtgtgtgtattctcattCTCTGCTGTCTACATAAGTAAGTCAAAAGAGTGCCTGTATTTGTCTGTTAGGACTTGCATCGTCTCTGTTCTCACATCACTCTCGTTTGGCAGAGTATGCAGCCATCAACACTATGCTGGATCAGATCAACTCCTGCCTAGATGACCTGGAGGAACGCAACGACTCCCTGAATGGCAAACTACATGAACTGTTGGAGTCTAACCGGCAGGCCAGGCAGGAGTTCAGAGTTCAGCTGACCACTGCTACACCCCCAGGAGAGGAGcaactgttcccagaccaggaTTCTCCAGCCACTGAAGGGGAGAAGGGCGGAGAGTGAGAGGACGAAGCTTGACTAGAGATCTTCTCATACAAATCAAcaacattccttccatctatatgAGCATATTTCCTCAAGTGTTCCTGTGTGGTGTGTCGACACTTAGATACGTGTGAATAGGGTTGGTCCTTTTCTGTCCCTTACATGTAGTGCTTATGAATCCACACTCAGCTGTTGAAATCTTAAGATGGTTCCTGCTAAGGGAAGTCAAATTAGCCAAAAGCTGACAGTTCATTTTGTGTGTTGAAGTGATTAGTTTATGCTAACACCACATACTATGTATACTAATGTTTCAGTTTAGCTACCTGTATACAGTCCTCAATTGATACAATAGTACTTATTTATCTCTGTGCTTGGTATGGGGTGAAAGCATGTGGAATGAGCTCAGTATGGTTGTTTGTAGTCAATATTTACCTCTTTGTGGGGAAACTACCATTACAGCAATAATGCAATATTCCAAATTATGTGACTTTCATTGGTCAATGTTTTTCAGTGATGTGCAAGAAGAGATGTTTTGTGCTGTGTTCCACTTTTTCCTATTCTGTTTTTGTTAGCCAGgtataaatacagtatatttaATGTTACTGAGTGTGACATCTTGAGAATTGCTAACTTAAAGCACTAGCTCTctaaaacatttcaaacaatgaACAGGTGTGATATATTCAATAGTGAGGCAATAGtcatattttatttataaattaaAATGACCCCAATACAGAAAACAAAcatcccccaaaaaatacaagaAACTTCTAGCTGCTAGAAAACAACTATTTTGTTCATCTGAGTTTGTTATTTGTTGAATAAAAATACATTAAGAAACATACAGCTTTGTTTGAAATTTCTCTTAAATGACCATTTTCATCACACTCTGGTCCTGTAATATTTCAGTGGGACCGGAACCAGATAATCTAGCAGACAACTGCGCTTACCGTCATCAAAACCAATATGTATCTGCTCTTCCTCTGTGCACGTTAATTAATAAAACTGGCCATTCACTTAAAGTATAATCTGGAAGGGAAAGGTATGTTCCTTGAAAGAAAATAAAGTGGCTATTTCCACTTGCTGTGATTGGTGACTTATCTGTGGAGTGCTACATTACTTCTTAGTTTTGTGTAGTTCTACAACTTAAACATCCTATATTCAGGAAGAGGAGTCTCCTCACCAGTAGATCAGTGACAAATGTATCCATGTCTTGTGATGGACCATGAATAGatctccattcttgtgtattttattcctcgtgtGGACTATTCTTTTTatgtttaactctgcattgtttggAAGGGCTGGTAAGTAAgagtttcactgtaaagtctacacccgtggtattaggcgcatgtgacaaataacatttaatttgagaTCACAAGCTGGTGAATCATACCATTCCTTCTATTGGTGCTCTTCAAAATCAGAGCTGCTGGTTGTCAGTTTCTTTAACTGCTAGTCTGCTACACTAATTGACTATCACTGGGGAAAAGACACTTCATTCTCCATGCCAGGGGccaagagtttttcctgaccagtTAGGGCCCTGAGTTTCACCCAGGCACGTCTCATGGTTAGGAAAAACTCAAAAGCCCTATCATTCCACTTCATTGGTGTTGATAATAACCTTGATGTTAGGTTACCCAGTTGAAAGGTGACAACACTGCCATGCAATTCTTGTACAGACAATTCTACTCCAATGAAAACAACTCTACTAGTCAAGTGTACAAGATGTGTGTGAAAAAAAGAATGAAGTAACAACGCAATATAAAAGGTTGGAAAACAAGCACAAAACTACTCAACTCTTTTAGTGTCATGTTTGTGTTGTGATGTGTAAACTATGTTAATGCAACATTGCTGGACATTTGAAATGGTAAATATTAATGGGGTGACAGACTTTGGAAATCCACCCATCGCGGATCTGTTCTCAGCCAACTTGTTCTCCCTATCGGAGTCACATCTAAAAGGAATTTTTTATGGTCTTAGGATTTGTCTACTCCAGCACTTTCACAACATTATGAGACTTTCAGTAAGAGAAGCTACATTCTAAGGCTCACTAAAAGCATGTACTGCTAACATTGCAGAAACACTACTGACCTAAAATTCTCCCAATCTTGACAAAGCCATATGAGCTTATAGCTCAGCCTTTTGGAGGTTCTTGTGCAACTTAGGCACAACACCAGTGGGATTTAGGCAGAGTTTCAGCAACCTCGGGGTTAAAGAGCTAAACAAGTCAGAATGGCTTTAGTAGTACTGTGACGATGGGAAAACAGTAGCTCACGGTGTATCTGAGCAAAATAGACAAAGCAGTTAGGACTTATCCCCTTTGAAACCCCCCTCTACCTATCCCCTCGCCTGCTAACACATCCCAAAAAATCTCCATTACAGTTcagtttgtgtaaaaaaatgtcaAGGACAGTAACACTTCAACAAAGCTAGGATCAAATCAAGGTTCATCGTTACTCAACATTCAAACAAAAGTACAGTTTACTTTTTAAACGTTTAGTTCCCACCTCCCTCACATTTTTTTGTTCTTCAGATAAAAGTCAACTGCTAAAATGCTACATTCTAAGTCTCACTAAAAGCTTGACAAAGCATTGTTAGCTTTATGGGAAATGCCTGGACTAAATCAACACAACTCCCTTCCTAAACTTGGCTACAATGTGTTACGGAGTTAGATTGAACACAACGTGTTGT
It encodes:
- the LOC100286456 gene encoding surfeit locus protein 2 — translated: MEDLPADIKAFLLNHPFLECTDDGKKIKCTLNGHDCPCNLTELQNFTKGKKYQKLSSTAEFNYGQYEPHVVPSSKQPNHLFCKLTLRHINRLPHQVLRHVNGKRFQKAKKKYEGCVQQGVEYIPASLRQKKPRDRDGERGRNTHRGNTQRGNGAWAPDSSDEGGSDSEDSMSDLYPSSLFSLQKETEEGMEAQKEDDFKTDDDEEMEVDKQAPQKRKKVQSGGFQKKFKNHNLKRKGLKTNVKVKNVK
- the bbln gene encoding bublin coiled-coil protein isoform X2, yielding MSGPNGDPNIPSDDGIIEDEDEFNEEEYAAINTMLDQINSCLDDLEERNDSLNGKLHELLESNRQARQEFRVQLTTATPPGEEQLFPDQDSPATEGEKGGE
- the bbln gene encoding bublin coiled-coil protein isoform X1, whose amino-acid sequence is MSGPNGDPNIPSDDGIIEDEDEFNEEGNTEYAAINTMLDQINSCLDDLEERNDSLNGKLHELLESNRQARQEFRVQLTTATPPGEEQLFPDQDSPATEGEKGGE